The following coding sequences are from one Enterococcus sp. 4G2_DIV0659 window:
- a CDS encoding MarR family winged helix-turn-helix transcriptional regulator, with translation MSFAEEAEQELMRLMVQNRHSAFSRLEKSNQGESIVIKFLNRYGEPTSPKHLAESLNLSSARIAVVLGSLEKKGQIERKMDPNDRRRIHVTLTECGKKAAKLQKKEMRDKIVQVFKMMGEQDTKQFIKLTAKFVDYSQQISQKEEGDQ, from the coding sequence ATGTCATTCGCAGAAGAAGCAGAACAAGAGCTGATGCGTCTAATGGTTCAAAATCGTCATAGCGCATTTAGTAGACTTGAAAAGAGCAATCAAGGTGAAAGTATTGTTATCAAGTTCCTTAATCGTTATGGTGAACCAACGAGCCCAAAGCACCTCGCAGAATCATTGAATCTATCTAGCGCCCGCATCGCAGTTGTTTTAGGAAGCTTAGAAAAAAAAGGACAGATTGAACGTAAAATGGACCCCAATGATCGACGTCGTATCCATGTTACTTTAACTGAGTGCGGCAAAAAAGCAGCTAAACTTCAAAAGAAAGAAATGCGGGATAAGATTGTTCAAGTGTTTAAGATGATGGGAGAACAAGACACAAAGCAATTTATCAAGCTGACTGCAAAATTCGTAGACTACTCCCAACAAATATCCCAGAAAGAGGAAGGTGACCAATAG
- a CDS encoding class II fructose-bisphosphate aldolase: protein MPLVSGTEFLKAARKSGYGVGGFNTNNLEWTKAILEAAEAKKAPVLIQTSMGAAKYMGGYQVCYDLVKDLIDSMGITVPVALHLDHGEYEDALECIEIGYTSVMFDGSHLPFEENIEKAKDVVAKAHAKGVSVECEVGSIGGEEDGIIGSGELADIQECVQMVATGIDYLACGIGNIHGSYPDNWAGLAFDHLQAISDAVGDIPLVLHGGSGIPLEQVQKAISMGVSKINVNTECQEVFAAATRKYIEEGKDLEGKGFDPRKLLAPGTKAVTELVEQRIEWFGSANKA, encoded by the coding sequence ATGCCATTAGTATCAGGAACAGAATTTCTTAAAGCAGCTCGTAAAAGCGGCTACGGTGTTGGAGGATTCAACACAAACAACCTAGAATGGACTAAAGCGATTCTTGAAGCTGCAGAAGCTAAAAAAGCGCCAGTATTAATCCAAACTTCTATGGGTGCGGCTAAATACATGGGCGGATACCAAGTATGTTACGATTTAGTAAAAGATTTGATTGATTCAATGGGCATTACTGTACCAGTAGCTCTTCACTTAGACCATGGTGAATACGAAGATGCATTAGAATGTATCGAAATCGGCTACACTTCAGTAATGTTTGATGGTTCTCACTTACCGTTTGAAGAAAATATTGAAAAAGCAAAAGATGTTGTTGCTAAAGCACATGCTAAAGGCGTTTCTGTAGAATGTGAAGTTGGCTCAATTGGTGGTGAAGAAGACGGAATCATCGGTTCAGGTGAATTAGCTGACATTCAAGAATGTGTACAAATGGTTGCTACTGGGATTGATTACCTAGCATGCGGAATTGGTAACATTCACGGTTCTTACCCAGATAACTGGGCTGGATTAGCTTTTGATCATTTACAAGCAATTTCTGACGCTGTTGGTGATATCCCGTTGGTATTACACGGCGGATCAGGTATTCCTTTAGAGCAAGTTCAAAAAGCAATCTCTATGGGTGTTTCTAAAATCAACGTGAACACTGAATGTCAAGAAGTATTTGCAGCTGCAACTCGTAAATATATTGAAGAAGGCAAGGACCTTGAAGGTAAAGGTTTTGACCCTCGTAAATTATTAGCACCAGGAACAAAAGCTGTTACTGAATTAGTTGAACAACGTATCGAATGGTTCGGTTCTGCTAACAAAGCATAA